One Leptolyngbya sp. SIO1E4 genomic window, TTCTGCGAATACCCTGACTCGGTTTGGGATTGGTTTAAGCCTCGGCTTTAGTAGCGTTTTAGTCGCAACTAACCCAGTTCTCTCTGCTCCCGATCCTGTCTTTGAGCCAATTTTGGATGAGATTACTGAAGCCATACCTGAAGGTTGGAGCGTGCGTTTGCCTGCTGCTGTTCCTACTGAAGTGGCGCTATATCCGTTCGTAGATCCCATCGTTGCAGACTATGGCAGTCTGGCTTTGCGAATGGGGACAGAGCCCGATTGTTATGAAGCTGATTGCTATGGCGCTATCATCTTTGTGACCGAACCCCCGCCTGGATGGCCTGCTGATAACGGCAATCTCACAGCTGTTGATTTGGGCGGTGGAACAGAAGCTTACTCGACCACTACCCAGGAAGAAGGACAACTTCAGTGGATACAAGATGACCTGCTGTACATGCTGATGTACAACTTCTCAGTCATCTCGGAACCAGACGCAGTTGCCATGGCTGAGTCTATGGTGAGTCAAGCTCCCCTTGATTCAACAGACGTGGACGACCTAGATGATTCATCTGATAGCCCCTTAGGAGAAGATGATTCCCCTGGCAGCCCCCTAGGAGGCGATGATTCATCTGATAGCCCGTTAGGAGAAGACGAAACCCCCTTAGGAGACGACGATAGTCCCTTGGGAGGCGATGACGATCCCTTAGGAGACGACGATAGTCCCTTGGGAGGCGATGACGATCCTTTAGGGGAAGACGATAGTCCCCTAGGAGGAGATGACGATCCCTTAGGAGACGACGATAGTCCCCTAGGAGGAGATGACGATCCCTTAGGAGACGACGACCCCTTAGGAGACGACGATAGTCCCCTAGGAGGAGATGATGATCCCTTAGGAGGAGATGATGATCCCTTAGGAGACGACGATAGTCCCCTAGGAGGAGATGACGACCCCTTAGGAGAAGATGACGATCCTTTAGGAGGAGATGACGATCCTTTAGGAGGAGATGACGATCCTTTAGGAGGAGATGACGACCCCTTAGGAGAAGATGACGATCCTTTAGGAGGAGATGACGACCCCCTGGGAGACGACGATTCCCTTAATAGCCCCTCAGACGACGATTCCTTTAATAGCCCCTCAGAAGAAGACGAATTGCCAGACAGTTCTCTAGAGGACGATGATTTACTGAACAAGTCCTTCTAAAAAGCATGAGCTGACCACCAGCCCTTAAGACCAAACTGAGTTAGATTTAATTACCTTTTAGTTCCCTGGGCTACGGGTTATTGCTGAGTCCCTTGATGACAGCGCCATAAAGTGTAGACAGGCGCATTTCATCGAGGGGCGCTTCTGAATGATTCCAAGTCATTGAAACACAATAAGTCTTGCCACTTTCAGCTTCTAGCTGATGGGTCAAATTTAAGACACCAGGGATAGACCCCCCTTTAAAGGCGACCCTAGCCCAATCTTCGGCATTGACAACCCCCGGTGCCGGGTTCACACCCATGAGGGGTAAATCTGCCACCTGAGCCATGAGTGCACAGAGTTCATGTGGGGTGAAAAAATATCCAATCTCTGATGCTGTGAGTTGTTCCTGAGATTGCCCTTCGTGGGTGCTGCTTGCAGCGCCCACATCAGGGAGGGGATAGCTCGCGATTTCATCCAGTATTTGCTGTCGTCCCTGCAGTGAGCTGAGGCTGCGATAACGCTCTAGCACCGATATGTTTTGGGGCGCTTTCAGAATAAAAAATTCGCGGGTTGTTAAAAATGGGCGGTTTCTGAGAGTGTAGGCTTCTATGGATGCTCGTCCGAGCACGTGAATCAACGCATCAGTGGCGGTGTTGTCACTCATAGAAATCATCAGGGTGGCTAACGTTTCTAAGGTGAGCTGCGTTCCATCTGGCCAGGTGTGCAGGAAGCCACTGGGTAAACTTTTCCACTCAGGGCGGAGTTCAACCACATCTCCCCAAGAACGCTGATCTGATTCAATTTGCTGACGCAGCGCCGCTAGGACTGCCAGCTTGAAGGTAGAGCCAACTGCCAGGGGATTGTCAGCGTTGAGGGCTGCTAATTCAGACTGGTCTTCTAACACTAGGAAATTAACCTCTCCCGGAAAAGCCTGTAGCTGTTCAATCGCCTCGTCTAAACTGATGGCCATGGGCGCAGGCTGAAAGAACAACCCTGCGATCTGACCGCGACTGTTGAGGGTAATTTGAGCAGCGACTCGACCCCGTTCAAAAAGCACGAGATAAAGCTCTCCGGATGGCTGCACCTCCTGATAAGCGCCGAAATCTGCCTGCATCTCTGCAATCAATTGCTGCGCCTGCGACAGCGGAAACTGGTTAAGCATGGCCGGAGCAAACCACTCGGCTTGAAGCTGGGGAGTTGTGAAGAGTCTTTCCAGGGCAGCTTGGGGGGAGATTTGCATTTGCGCGATCGCGGATGAAGGGATTGGGAGCATCGAAATCGCAGGGATAGCTCCCAAAACGAAAGAGAGGGTCATCAGGGGGCGGGGCATTTTCATGGCGACAACCTCAAACCACTGGTAATGGCGACAGCTGGGGCGCTAGAGGTACTGCAGTGTGATTTGGATGGTCGTGTTGGTGCCTGCTAAGAGAAACATCGAATCTTGGTAGCTGGCTGGCCCTATGGTGACAGGAGGGTTGTTAGAAAAGCCAAAGCCCTCGGTTGGAATCCCCCATTGGTTTGTGTTGAGGACAGCATCACCGTTGCTGTCGTGGTAAAGGGCGATCGCGTAATTACCCAAGGTCAAATTATCCAACGTCACGATTGTGGATGCTTCAGAGATGGGCTCAGAGAGGCTAACACACTGGGTGCTGACTTCATCTCCATCAACTTCTGGGAAGCCCTGACTGCCTGAAAATAAAGCTAAACAAACTTGCCCGCTGCGATCTCGAAATCCGTCAATTTCCACCGTCAGGTTGCCCGTGAATTCAGCCTGTGCCTGAGCCGACACCATTAAACAGCCCAGAGTAGCTGCCAAACCTAGAGCAGCAAGCCGGACACAGCGATCAAGACTTCTCATCCCAGTTAACTCCTTGAGTAATGTGTTGAGTAATTTGACACACGTTAGTTCCCAACGCCTAATTTGCCCACCCCTTGTTTGAGCAATCCCTCAATGCGCGCAGAAACATCTGTAGAGACCGCAAACTTGCAGTCTCTACAGTTGCCTCATCTCTTCAGGAACAAGGAGCAAGCCATCAGGCTTAGGATTTAGACTCAACTCGTCGCTGATTTTAAGATAAGTTGAGGTTCGCTGCCCTCACCCGGTGGGTCATTTTTGCCCCAGTTATCGTCTCAAGCATCGATTCAGGCTAACGATGAGTAAAGCCAGGATAAGCGAGATCGCCCCTACCGCCAGCGGACTGGAGGAGATGCCAATCTCCTGGTCGGTTTGCTCCCACTGTAAAAGCACCCAGTTTCCAAGACTCATCTGAAATGAAGGCACTTGCAAAAGATCGAGTGGAATCAGCAGCAGAGATCCAACAAAGGTGAATAGTGCAAAAATAATGACGGTCCAGCTCATGACCGACCAGACACTATTTAACCCTGACCGATGTGGAAGGGGATGGGCCAGAACTTTAGCTGCAACGGTTGAGGATGCATAAAGCGCCATCCCTTCACGGCGATCTTCCACCATGATTGACGAAGGATATTGATAAACAATGCCAGCCATCCAGAGATCCCCAATGGCGCCAGAGGTGTTAATAACCACTGCCCACCCTAACCAGGCAAGTTGTGGAAATATCCCCATCAAAACCAGTGCAACGGTGTTAATAACTACCAGCGGCGCTAAGATAATCACCAAAAACTCATTGCGAGAAAACCGCTGACCGGGTGCTGTGGCATAGGCATAAGGGAGCAAATGTTGGATACCGACACCGTAGTACGGAGCACCGCCAAAGGCTTTAAAGGCTAACCCATGAATGCCTTCATGAACGATGATGGTTGCCATGGGCAACACAATCAACCCTAAGAGCAGATTTCCATAGCCCCAGAGCTGATCAGAACTCAATGAGAGTGATGCCACCCAAGAACGCTGGTGGGCGGTGTTGTATAGAACACTAACGCCGATTAAACTCATCACAAATAGCCCAGTCCCTGCGCTCATCCATTGCAAAACTAGGCGGCGATTGAGCTTAAACACATAAATAAGAGAGTCTTTAGCATCTATCACCATGAGTTCATCCTAGGTAATAAATAAGGTTGACGCTCGCTTTCTTAAGACCTTCCCTAAATAAAAATCCAACACTTTTCATGTATAGAATTTAACTTATTGAAAAACCCCAGCTATTAAGATAGACAATCAACCGGAACTTTCAAGAAACAAATTTCAGGAATAGTCGTCTAAGGGGGGTATTACCTTAATGAAAGGCGATTTAAATATCGTATTTCAGATCAAAAAGATCGCAATTACTAAGAATTGTAACGGCATCTATTTGACCGCATTTTGAATGACGGATCTCTAGTATTATCAGCAATACTGATTTCTTGTCTTCAGCCGATCGGACATTCTTTTACTTAGAAAGTTAATGTTTTTTGAGCGGCGATCGCAGGAGAAATCCTCTCGAATCAAGTGCACTTGAGGAATAGGAGATTGACACTTTAGCTTAAAATAGTTTCGATTCAAAGCCTGCCGTTATTTCTCTTGAGATAGCTAAACCCCCAGATTTAAAAAGTTTGAACTCATCCCGATATCACACGCTCAGCCTTTAAGGATTTTGCATAGGAAGAGGCAACATGTTAAGTGAAGTGGCATCCGCCAACCTTGAATCTCGCTCCCAGGTTCCCCTGCGAATTGTGATTGTCGAAGACGATCCGGTTATGCAGTTAGGGCTAGAGCAGTTTTTGGAAGATTGTGAAAGCTTTCAGGTGGTCGGGCGAGCAGAGGATGGCTATTCAGGGATTGCGCTAACGCTGGATTTAAGTCCGGATTTAGTCGTGATGGATATTGGCCTTCCACAGCTAGATGGGATTGCAGCGACCCAGCAAATTAAACAGAAGCGGCCTGATGTCCGGGTTGTGATACTTACCTCCCACACCGCAGATGTTGAAATGATCGCAGCCCTAGCCAGCGGTGCCGATGCCTACTGTATTAAAGGCACTAGCCTTGAACAGTTAGAGGTCGCAGTTAACTGCGCGAATAATGGAGCTACATACTTAGATCCGCAGATTGCTCGTCGTGTGATTGGCCATTTACAATACACCCACCCGACAACCCCGGCCATTGACTTATCGAATCGAGAACTCGACATCCTCAGGCTGATTGTAGACGGTAAAAGTAACCCTGAAATTGCCTCTGAGCTGTTTCTGAGTGTCAGTACGGTGAAGACCCACCTCCGCAACATCATGAACAAACTCTCGGTCGATGATCGGGTGCAAGCGGCGGTCGTGGCTTTGCGAACTGGGCTAGTCTAGAGGAGTCACGGTAACTGTTGTCAGCCCCCAACATTGACAACCCCTAACCCCCGATCTCAAGACCTGACCGATTGGGCGAGTCAGGATACCAAGGCATTAGGGTATGGTTGGGCAATATAAGAAAATCGGCGATTATGGCTGAAGTTGATCAGATTTTAAGAAGTCTGGTAAGTATTATTGCAAGCTATTTTCCAGGTCGAGTTCGAGGCCAGTATTTAGTTGGTAGCTATGCAACAGGAACCACGATCGCAACCAGCGATCTCGATATTGTTGTCGTGCTTAAAGAGCGCTTACAGCCCAGCGAAGTAGAACAAATCCCTCAGGTGCGCGCAGCCTGTCAGCAGCAAAGCGCAATCTCAATTGACCTGAAATTTATAGAAGAAACTCACCTGCTTGAAACTGGTGGGGTTAAATTTCAGACCCACAGCCGCTGTTTATGGGGTGAAGATATTCGCGCCTCGGTGCCGCTAAAGCCCATTGACGCTCACATTCGAGACTCAATGCATGGCCAATATTCGCTGTTTGCACGGGTTAGAGGTAATCCAGAGCATTTAGTATTCCCGTTGGACTACCCTGATCCTGAGGGTGAATTTTACGGGTATGACTGGCGTCCCGTTCAGCTCTCTGATGGCACTCGTCGCCCAAGTATTAAGGACTTGACCCTGAATGTATTGTTACCTGCAGAAGCTTTGACTCTACTGAAAGCTGGTCAATATGTGGGGGATGGGTCAAAGGCCGATATCTGCAGACAATATCAAGTCTGGGTGAACGATCAGTGGGCGGCTTTTATTCAAGTAATTTATGAATACTGTCATCAGCGCTGGCATTACTTAGTGCCAGAAAGCGCTATCGAACGGCAACAGCTGCGATTGCTCTGTCAGCAAGCATTAGGATTTGAAAACCATTTTCTTACTCAATATAAAGACTATATTTTGAATCAGCTCCCCGAGGCTGAACCTTGGCTGCAAGATTATTGCATTCAACGTTTAGGTCGCCTGATTTATCGTGATCAGAGAGTAAATAATTTGTTAGAAACGCTCAAATCGTTGAATAAATCTGAAACCGCTTCAGATGTTTTAAGCCCTCAACCTTGAGTGAAGTTAACATTACAAATTCGATGCATTGGAACTTCTAAGGTGTCGGGGGCATCGAGTTAGCTAATGAACTATTTGCTAGGACAAGGAATGCAATGCGTCGAGTCATATTATTTCTATCCAAAGTCATTCTCAGTTGTTGGATTGTACTAACCGTTTCTTTTTTATCATTATTGGTCTTTAATGCCCCCAACGTGCCCACAAATGCTCCTTTTGCTGGCGTATCAATTCGCACTCAAAACGATGCGACTATTCACTTGCCAAATCGTATCTTTACCTGCACAGACACTGGGCAACAATTTCAATGCCAGGCAGATATTCAAAAAAGGACGCTAGCACTCAACCTGACCCAGGGCATCGATTATCAATATGACCTGACTGACTGCCAGGCTCAGTATGATGGCCAGCCAGTGAGCTGTGAGGAAAGCGGGGTCACCTTTGCCCCCATCCTTTCAGAAACCTATGAAATTACGGATATGGCATTGAACCCCCAACAGCAAAAGGCTTTGCAACAGCGATATCGGGGCATTAATACCCTGATGCGGTTAGGGGAAGTTCGCTTGCTTCGTATGAGTATGGGGCTGTCGCTGGTGGCGGGCATCGGCGCGGCGTTTTTTGCTTGGCTGCATCCAGAGCTGTCTCTCAGCAAAGCCTTTGCCAGTGTTGCCGCTGGCTTTGGAATTCACCAGCTCGTGTTGCAATTCTTGGGGCAAATTCCCTACAACGCGGTTACCCCCTATGGCTTGAAGCCTGAAATCTGGGACTGGGTTGTGACGAGTGCTGCGATCACTGTAGGGATTACCGCCGCGATCGCAACGGCTCTTTTGCTTTGGCAACGGCTTCATGGCCCGACCCAGATTTTGGTCAGACTGATGAGCAGCGTGGGAATTTTCGTCCTCTGTTGGTTATCGTTCAATTTCAGTTTTATGTTTGGCTTAAATGTAACGGGAATGGTTGTGTTCGAGTCGTTAATAATGTGGTCAGCCGCAGCCGTTTCCATCATCTTTGCCATTGCAGCGGCCAGCTTACTTTGGTCACATACCTATCAATCGATTAAAAGGTTTTTGAGTCTGAGCAGTGGGTTTGGGGCCGTTGCCTTAACTTCATACTTTTTCGTCTATCTGCTTCTAGGATTGGGCTATGCAGATTAAAAGGAGTCTGTGCTTTAAAGGAAGGGGCTAGATGCTGCAACGATATTGGTGATAGCGATAAATTTCTAACAGGGGCTTGGCTGCTTGAGTGGCCAAGTCCTCGGTTTCTGGCTCGAGCCTTTGATGTTTTATCGCAGATGTTTTATCGCAGCGTGCATTTGGATCAAGTACACCCTAGATCCCAAACCCTAGACCCTGCCTTCACCAAAATGTACTGGATTGAACTAAATAGGACTACAGTCTTGCCTGACAAACGAATAAAAGGAGAATAGATTCCGGATTTCTGGGGCTTGACCCCATTGTTGCTTTGGATTGCGAAAACTCTGGAATCTTTAAGATCTGTATTTTTTAAGATCATCGGGTCGGTCGTTCAACAGCTTTTTTTAACACCGTTTTTTACTGAGAAAGCCATGATTCCCAGACGCTATCAGTTTTGGCTTAAAAGCCTTATCCTCACGGGTTTTATAAGTGTTGCCTTAGGCATCCTACCAGGGGCGATCGCCCCTGCCCCATCGGCCCAGCCTGATGTGTTTGAGGCTGCTTGGGAAACCGTCAATGAGCACTTTTACGATCCCGACTTCAATGGCGTAGACTGGGCTGCCGTAGGAGAGCAGTATCGATCACGGGTGGCCCAAGCCTCTTCCCGTTCGGAAAAGGCTGCTGTCATTAACGAGATGCTTGCTGAGCTGCAGACGTCTCACACTTATCTATACACTGCTGATGAACCGGCATACTATCAGCTCCTCGGCATTTTTTACCCGCGCTCGTCTGACCTGCAAGCTGAGCTGCAAGAAACCTTTCCAGAGGGCAAAATCGAGTACGTAGGGATCGGCATCGTAACTCAGGAGATAGAGGGGCAAACTTTTGTCAAGGCTGTATTGGACGGCAGTCCAGCCGCGGCAGCGGGGCTTCAAGTCGGTGACCAAATTCTCAGTGTGGCTGGTCAACCTTTTCAGCCCATTCAGTCATTTGTAGATCAGGCAGACCAGCCGGTGAGTCTGCAGATACAAAAATCGTCAGATGCCGACACTCAGCAAACCATTACCGTCACGCCTCAGCGATACGACGGTGTCACAATGTTTCTCGATGCCATGGCCGATAGCATCGAGGTCATCGAAACAGCAGGGCAAAAGATCGGCTATGTTCACATCTGGTCCTACGCCGGAGAGCAGTATCAGCGCAAGCTTGAAGACGAACTGCTTTACGGTCGTTTGAGAGAGGCTGATGCCCTCGTGCTGGATTTAAGAGAAGGGTGGGGAGGCGCACCGTTGACTGCCCTCAATTTCTACACGGCGAGAGGTCCGAGCGTCACGAATATTAGTCGCAGTGGCCAGGAGACAACTTATCACAGCCAGTGGAAGAAGCCGGTGGTCATGGTGGCTAATGAAGGGAGCCGCAGCGCGAAAGAAATTTTGGCCTATGGTTTTCAGCAATATGACATTGGGCCGGTGGTGGGCAGCACGACGGCAGGTGCAGTTATTGCCGGGCGCCCCTTTGTACTGCCAGGGGGGTACCTGCTGTATGTTGCGGTGGCCGATGTTTATGTTGATGAAGCTGTGCGGTTAGAAGGGGTTGGGGTGACGCCCGATGTGGATGTCCCCTTGCCCTTGCCCTATGCCCAGGGGGCCGACCCCCAAAAAGAACAGGCGATCGCAACCGCCCTAGAATTGCTCGACCCCTAATGCCAACTGGTAGGGAACTGGTAGGGCCAGCAAAATTGCTGGCCCTACAGGCGTATTGGAGATCACGAGGCTGCTCGGGCAGCGGCAATTTTTTGGCGGAAGGTGCTGGCTTCGCTAATAACGGCATCCTGGGTAAGTTCTTGCTGTTCTCCGGTTGTTAGCCACTTCAGCTGGACTGTGCCCTGTTCTGCTTCAGCCTCCCCCAGGATGAGGCACATCACGGCTCCGCTGCGATCGGCTCGCTTAAACTGTTTGCCAAAGGCGGCCCCGCTCAAGTCCATCTCGACGGCGAGGCCCGCCTGCCGCAGGGTATGGGCCATCTTTAAGGCAACCCCCTCAGCCGCCTCACCCCGAGAAACCACATAGACATCCATTGAGGGGGTGGGGTCTGCCGCCAGCTGCTTAAGGAGAAGAGTCAGTCGTTCAAGCCCGATCGCCCACCCAATCGCTGGGGTCTCTGGCCCGCCCAGCTGTGCAATCAAGCCATCGTATCGGCCCCCGCCACAGACGGTTGCCTGGGCACCCAAGTCAGCTGATTGAATTTCGAAGGCGGTGTGGGTGTAGTAGTCAAGCCCCCGCACCAAGCGTGGATTGAGCTGATAGGCAATCCCTAAATCACTCAGGTACTGCTGCACCCGATCAAAGTGCTGCCGCGACTCATCGCTGAGATAGGTCAACAGCTGAGGGGCATCTTGAACGATCGCCTGGGTTTTCTCATCTTTGCTGTCTAAAATTCGCAGAGGGTTGCGCTCTAGCCGATCTTGAGAGTCAGGATCTAGATCGGCTTTATGGGGGGTCAGGAACTGAATTAACGCGTCTCGATATCGCTGTCGATCGTCACCGCTACCGACAGAGTTGAGATCCATCGTGAGAGACTTGAGGCCCAGGGCCTGCAGCAGCGCTGTGGCGATCGCAATCACCTCGGCATCGGCACGGGGAGCCGCCGACCCAATGAGTTCCACATCGAGCTGATGAAACTGTCGTTGTCTGCCCGCCTGGGGGCGCTCGTAGCGAAAAGCAGGCCCCACATGCCAGAGCCGCTGCACGCCGCCCTGAGCCATCAGCTTATGCTCATTGACTGCGCGCACAAGACCAGCCGTAATTTCAGGGCGCAGGGTAATGGAGCGTCCGCCGCGATCTTCAAAGGTATACATCTCCTTGCCGACGACATCGGTGGCTTCCCCAATGCCCCGCTCAAAAAGATGTGTTTGCTCAAATAAAGGGGGGCGAATTTCCCGATAGGCCGATCGGTGCAGCAAATCTCGGGCGGTAGACTCGACCCACTGCCAAAGGGGAGTTTCTTCGGGCAAAATGTCACGGGTGCCCCGCAGTGCCTGAATTGTCGCCATAGCTTCACTGTCTCACTGATAAATCGACTCGGCAGGAATGCCTCCACGATAGAAGGCGATCGCCGCCATATTTGCTTTCAACAGAAATTGGCTCAAGCCACGCGTTACTTGCTGAGCGTTTCCCAATTGCCGTAGCGATCGCCGTAGTACGTCAAAATTACTTCAATTTGGGGTTGACAGATTTCAGCCGCATCAGCGCTGTAGCGAATCCACACCCCGCCGACCTGACTCTGAAGATAGTCAAAGGTTTTCGCCGT contains:
- a CDS encoding serine hydrolase, producing MPRPLMTLSFVLGAIPAISMLPIPSSAIAQMQISPQAALERLFTTPQLQAEWFAPAMLNQFPLSQAQQLIAEMQADFGAYQEVQPSGELYLVLFERGRVAAQITLNSRGQIAGLFFQPAPMAISLDEAIEQLQAFPGEVNFLVLEDQSELAALNADNPLAVGSTFKLAVLAALRQQIESDQRSWGDVVELRPEWKSLPSGFLHTWPDGTQLTLETLATLMISMSDNTATDALIHVLGRASIEAYTLRNRPFLTTREFFILKAPQNISVLERYRSLSSLQGRQQILDEIASYPLPDVGAASSTHEGQSQEQLTASEIGYFFTPHELCALMAQVADLPLMGVNPAPGVVNAEDWARVAFKGGSIPGVLNLTHQLEAESGKTYCVSMTWNHSEAPLDEMRLSTLYGAVIKGLSNNP
- a CDS encoding DUF2141 domain-containing protein, which translates into the protein MRSLDRCVRLAALGLAATLGCLMVSAQAQAEFTGNLTVEIDGFRDRSGQVCLALFSGSQGFPEVDGDEVSTQCVSLSEPISEASTIVTLDNLTLGNYAIALYHDSNGDAVLNTNQWGIPTEGFGFSNNPPVTIGPASYQDSMFLLAGTNTTIQITLQYL
- a CDS encoding histidine--tRNA ligase; translated protein: MATIQALRGTRDILPEETPLWQWVESTARDLLHRSAYREIRPPLFEQTHLFERGIGEATDVVGKEMYTFEDRGGRSITLRPEITAGLVRAVNEHKLMAQGGVQRLWHVGPAFRYERPQAGRQRQFHQLDVELIGSAAPRADAEVIAIATALLQALGLKSLTMDLNSVGSGDDRQRYRDALIQFLTPHKADLDPDSQDRLERNPLRILDSKDEKTQAIVQDAPQLLTYLSDESRQHFDRVQQYLSDLGIAYQLNPRLVRGLDYYTHTAFEIQSADLGAQATVCGGGRYDGLIAQLGGPETPAIGWAIGLERLTLLLKQLAADPTPSMDVYVVSRGEAAEGVALKMAHTLRQAGLAVEMDLSGAAFGKQFKRADRSGAVMCLILGEAEAEQGTVQLKWLTTGEQQELTQDAVISEASTFRQKIAAARAAS
- a CDS encoding nucleotidyltransferase domain-containing protein, which translates into the protein MAEVDQILRSLVSIIASYFPGRVRGQYLVGSYATGTTIATSDLDIVVVLKERLQPSEVEQIPQVRAACQQQSAISIDLKFIEETHLLETGGVKFQTHSRCLWGEDIRASVPLKPIDAHIRDSMHGQYSLFARVRGNPEHLVFPLDYPDPEGEFYGYDWRPVQLSDGTRRPSIKDLTLNVLLPAEALTLLKAGQYVGDGSKADICRQYQVWVNDQWAAFIQVIYEYCHQRWHYLVPESAIERQQLRLLCQQALGFENHFLTQYKDYILNQLPEAEPWLQDYCIQRLGRLIYRDQRVNNLLETLKSLNKSETASDVLSPQP
- a CDS encoding PDZ domain-containing protein, with translation MIPRRYQFWLKSLILTGFISVALGILPGAIAPAPSAQPDVFEAAWETVNEHFYDPDFNGVDWAAVGEQYRSRVAQASSRSEKAAVINEMLAELQTSHTYLYTADEPAYYQLLGIFYPRSSDLQAELQETFPEGKIEYVGIGIVTQEIEGQTFVKAVLDGSPAAAAGLQVGDQILSVAGQPFQPIQSFVDQADQPVSLQIQKSSDADTQQTITVTPQRYDGVTMFLDAMADSIEVIETAGQKIGYVHIWSYAGEQYQRKLEDELLYGRLREADALVLDLREGWGGAPLTALNFYTARGPSVTNISRSGQETTYHSQWKKPVVMVANEGSRSAKEILAYGFQQYDIGPVVGSTTAGAVIAGRPFVLPGGYLLYVAVADVYVDEAVRLEGVGVTPDVDVPLPLPYAQGADPQKEQAIATALELLDP
- a CDS encoding response regulator transcription factor, with translation MRIVIVEDDPVMQLGLEQFLEDCESFQVVGRAEDGYSGIALTLDLSPDLVVMDIGLPQLDGIAATQQIKQKRPDVRVVILTSHTADVEMIAALASGADAYCIKGTSLEQLEVAVNCANNGATYLDPQIARRVIGHLQYTHPTTPAIDLSNRELDILRLIVDGKSNPEIASELFLSVSTVKTHLRNIMNKLSVDDRVQAAVVALRTGLV
- a CDS encoding DUF3267 domain-containing protein; amino-acid sequence: MVIDAKDSLIYVFKLNRRLVLQWMSAGTGLFVMSLIGVSVLYNTAHQRSWVASLSLSSDQLWGYGNLLLGLIVLPMATIIVHEGIHGLAFKAFGGAPYYGVGIQHLLPYAYATAPGQRFSRNEFLVIILAPLVVINTVALVLMGIFPQLAWLGWAVVINTSGAIGDLWMAGIVYQYPSSIMVEDRREGMALYASSTVAAKVLAHPLPHRSGLNSVWSVMSWTVIIFALFTFVGSLLLIPLDLLQVPSFQMSLGNWVLLQWEQTDQEIGISSSPLAVGAISLILALLIVSLNRCLRR